The Nitrospiraceae bacterium genome window below encodes:
- a CDS encoding SAM-dependent chlorinase/fluorinase, whose translation MPTALSLITLLTDFGDRDYFVASMKGVILGINPQAQLIDLSHQVTAHDVQEAAYLLKSCYRYFPDGTVHMVVVDPGVGTTRRPILVATERHYFIGPDNGLFTHIYAEANRVEVREIENRQFRLDAEGATFDGRDLFAPAAAWLTRRQPLSAFGRIIEDYERFALQEPRWTRQVLQGAIVHVDRFGNLISNLTAAHVQEVLSVTKRETPEIRLGGSSIYGLVRSYGQAPLNGIGALINSNGQVEVFCREGRASDRLGLTRGAVIKLA comes from the coding sequence ATGCCCACTGCCTTGTCTCTGATCACGTTGCTGACGGATTTCGGCGATCGCGATTATTTTGTCGCGAGCATGAAAGGCGTCATTCTCGGCATCAACCCGCAAGCACAGCTCATCGACCTCTCTCATCAGGTCACGGCGCATGATGTTCAGGAAGCGGCCTACCTGCTGAAGTCCTGCTATCGGTACTTTCCGGATGGAACCGTCCATATGGTGGTCGTCGATCCCGGAGTAGGGACCACGCGTCGGCCGATTCTGGTCGCCACCGAACGCCACTATTTCATTGGGCCCGACAACGGACTCTTCACCCACATTTATGCCGAGGCAAACCGGGTCGAGGTTCGCGAGATCGAAAACCGGCAGTTTCGACTGGATGCGGAGGGCGCGACGTTCGACGGACGGGATTTGTTCGCACCGGCCGCCGCCTGGCTCACAAGGCGGCAGCCGCTGAGCGCATTCGGTCGAATCATCGAAGATTATGAGCGGTTCGCCCTCCAGGAACCGCGCTGGACACGGCAGGTCCTGCAGGGCGCAATTGTTCATGTCGATCGATTCGGCAACCTGATATCCAACCTCACGGCTGCCCATGTGCAGGAAGTCCTCAGCGTGACCAAGCGCGAGACTCCGGAGATTCGACTCGGCGGATCCTCGATTTACGGGCTCGTCAGGAGTTACGGACAGGCGCCGCTCAATGGGATCGGCGCGTTGATCAACAGCAATGGGCAGGTGGAGGTCTTCTGCCGGGAAGGGCGTGCGAGCGACCGACTGGGCCTCACACGGGGCGCTGTGATCAAGCTGGCCTGA
- the greA gene encoding transcription elongation factor GreA, translated as MPTPITKKGYEALKAELDRLRKVERPRVIEAIAEARAHGDLSENAEYDAAKERQGFIEARLAELEGKLADARIIETAGRVSETVVFGATVVLIEQEAQEKRQYTLVGQDEADLKFSKISVQSPVGRALIGKRVGDFVEVKTPAKLVEYEVVEIRFDEI; from the coding sequence ATGCCGACACCGATTACGAAGAAGGGCTATGAGGCACTGAAAGCGGAATTGGATCGCCTGCGCAAGGTAGAACGGCCGCGGGTGATCGAAGCGATTGCGGAGGCGCGCGCACACGGTGATCTGAGCGAGAACGCGGAATACGATGCCGCGAAGGAACGCCAGGGGTTCATCGAAGCTCGTCTCGCAGAGCTTGAAGGCAAACTGGCCGACGCGCGAATCATCGAAACCGCCGGCCGCGTGAGCGAGACCGTCGTGTTCGGCGCGACCGTAGTGTTGATCGAACAAGAGGCGCAGGAAAAACGGCAATACACGCTGGTCGGTCAGGATGAAGCCGACCTGAAATTTTCCAAGATCTCCGTGCAGTCCCCCGTGGGCCGGGCCCTCATCGGCAAACGGGTGGGGGATTTCGTCGAGGTGAAAACGCCGGCCAAGCTGGTGGAATATGAAGTCGTGGAAATCCGGTTCGACGAAATCTGA